In Bosea vestrisii, a single genomic region encodes these proteins:
- a CDS encoding relaxase/mobilization nuclease domain-containing protein: MSQAVVIERWTEIFRGAREAVAHGQAQRRRSALISAQASERGQDFGRTPGAAMMGARAILRGVTITGGRDAERERRLDSVRAKGGGGASPARQAPPARIEGGALSRARRLAAGYQPAVVKVISFAHGAPRATATGQYVQRDDVALETHDGRILADREAVADEIKQWSKSFETRKESQDVVAVRLKLHGVRDTPAGRETCERAIASGFAGHRHAFRLELTSDGELEARMVVAMAGAAKERFRVRDEQIGTEQDGFSQKRLDARSEAAIKARIEAATGHPQHAMSVEPGASRHGRDGVAFQLRQHIAKYGALTDDRGQSVADKSGAREAARDWAPSLRSQSPRDTMHLMISAKAGTDVAALTNAVREFLHDRFADHKFMFGIHTDKEAEGHIHAHAVITVKNENGQKIHPNRDDFRTWREVYAQHARAQGLKIVATSAVERASSQSYGARDKAIVDVAERPRPAREALDRAYARDPINHGLIEKARQRIATARENPIRLPLSDADRRAVGEGLEAWSAVLKEDTLSAVASEMVQRLAMAQTLGGIIHSLEKRVQHWLGKEDKPVAITSEQMAKDLRAMNDAVARTTDLLDGATKDQFRETSARYLETLAMRVDFQRMEERGVQELSRGDIERLAGVSADRLIERAEAVRLKENREAADAQRLSDRAIEVERRQEGRGGMDPQSQRELVSERAIVNATQQSATREAREAAAALEAARMLAESPGQPLPNALLQTDALAKLKAQQEKVVGQAETERAKSQSVKGQRQK; the protein is encoded by the coding sequence ATGAGCCAAGCGGTGGTGATCGAGCGATGGACGGAAATCTTTCGCGGGGCCCGTGAGGCTGTTGCCCATGGCCAGGCGCAACGGCGCCGGTCGGCTCTGATATCGGCGCAGGCGAGTGAACGCGGCCAGGATTTTGGCCGGACGCCGGGGGCAGCGATGATGGGTGCGCGCGCCATCCTGCGCGGCGTCACTATCACGGGAGGGCGCGATGCCGAGCGTGAACGCCGCCTCGATAGCGTTAGGGCGAAGGGCGGCGGCGGCGCGTCACCGGCTCGGCAGGCGCCGCCGGCTCGGATAGAGGGCGGTGCGCTCAGTCGAGCGCGTCGCCTGGCGGCGGGGTATCAGCCGGCCGTGGTGAAGGTCATCTCCTTCGCCCATGGGGCCCCGCGCGCGACCGCAACCGGGCAATATGTCCAGCGCGACGACGTCGCGCTTGAAACCCATGACGGGCGCATTCTAGCCGATCGTGAAGCGGTGGCCGATGAAATCAAGCAGTGGTCCAAATCCTTCGAGACCAGGAAGGAGAGCCAGGATGTCGTCGCGGTCAGGCTGAAACTGCATGGCGTGCGCGATACGCCTGCTGGGAGGGAAACCTGTGAGCGCGCAATCGCCTCAGGCTTCGCCGGCCACCGACACGCTTTTCGGCTCGAGCTGACATCGGACGGGGAATTAGAGGCCAGGATGGTGGTTGCGATGGCGGGCGCTGCCAAGGAGCGCTTCAGAGTCCGCGACGAGCAAATCGGCACTGAGCAGGATGGCTTTAGCCAGAAGCGCCTCGATGCCAGATCGGAGGCTGCCATCAAGGCTCGGATCGAAGCCGCGACCGGTCACCCTCAACATGCCATGAGCGTCGAACCCGGTGCATCGCGGCATGGGCGTGACGGGGTTGCCTTCCAGCTCAGGCAGCACATCGCAAAATACGGTGCGTTGACCGACGACCGTGGTCAGTCAGTTGCTGATAAGTCAGGTGCACGCGAGGCCGCGCGGGATTGGGCGCCGTCCCTGCGATCGCAGTCGCCGCGCGACACGATGCATCTGATGATTTCGGCCAAGGCGGGTACCGATGTCGCGGCGTTGACCAACGCGGTGCGGGAGTTCCTGCATGACCGCTTCGCCGACCATAAATTCATGTTCGGCATCCATACCGACAAGGAGGCCGAGGGGCATATTCACGCTCACGCCGTCATCACTGTGAAGAACGAGAACGGCCAGAAGATCCATCCGAACAGGGACGATTTTCGGACCTGGCGTGAGGTCTATGCGCAGCATGCGCGCGCCCAGGGTCTCAAGATCGTCGCGACCTCGGCAGTGGAGCGGGCTTCGTCACAGAGCTATGGCGCCAGGGACAAGGCGATCGTCGATGTGGCCGAGCGCCCGCGCCCGGCGCGTGAAGCCCTCGATCGCGCCTATGCGCGGGACCCCATCAATCATGGACTTATCGAGAAGGCGCGTCAGCGCATTGCGACGGCTCGCGAAAATCCGATCAGGCTGCCGCTGAGCGACGCGGACCGCCGGGCTGTCGGCGAGGGCTTGGAGGCCTGGTCGGCGGTTCTGAAGGAGGACACACTGAGCGCCGTTGCGTCGGAGATGGTCCAACGCCTGGCAATGGCGCAGACGCTGGGCGGCATCATCCACTCCCTTGAGAAACGCGTGCAGCATTGGTTGGGCAAGGAGGACAAGCCTGTGGCAATCACATCGGAACAGATGGCGAAGGATCTTCGCGCCATGAATGACGCGGTCGCGCGCACGACCGATCTCCTGGATGGGGCGACAAAGGACCAATTCCGCGAGACATCGGCGCGCTATCTCGAAACCCTGGCGATGCGGGTGGATTTTCAGCGGATGGAGGAACGAGGGGTTCAGGAGCTGTCACGCGGAGATATCGAGCGACTGGCCGGCGTCTCTGCAGACCGGCTGATCGAGCGCGCCGAAGCTGTGAGATTGAAAGAGAATCGTGAAGCTGCGGACGCGCAGCGGCTATCGGATCGCGCAATCGAGGTCGAACGCCGGCAGGAGGGCCGGGGCGGAATGGATCCGCAATCGCAGCGCGAGTTGGTATCAGAGCGCGCCATTGTCAACGCCACGCAGCAATCCGCCACGCGTGAGGCTCGTGAAGCTGCCGCGGCGTTAGAAGCGGCTCGGATGCTTGCGGAATCGCCTGGTCAGCCTTTGCCGAACGCGCTCCTGCAGACTGATGCGCTGGCCAAGTTGAAGGCTCAGCAGGAGAAGGTCGTTGGTCAGGCCGAAACCGAGCGTGCGAAATCTCAATCGGTCAAGGGACAGCGACAGAAATGA
- a CDS encoding ParA family protein has protein sequence MASIFAVATPKGGSGKTTMSILLAGELAQQGYAIGLVDADPQGSAYQWHASSKARGHDPSGIDIVHATTEAAVLKHLAELDERDAVIIDTPGFADTRITETAFRADLVILPCKVSMFDASQIVRTVGFMKKRAAEMGVAEPPYRVVINEYDSLDRNTAPIREVLGYFDGEGVKLCQNALYRRITYRTMTNGHGTLYQMNDRDEAVRKARYNADQVVRELLAASQETSA, from the coding sequence ATGGCGAGCATTTTCGCGGTGGCGACGCCGAAGGGTGGCAGCGGCAAGACGACGATGTCGATCCTGCTCGCCGGCGAACTCGCGCAGCAGGGCTATGCGATCGGCCTGGTCGATGCCGATCCGCAGGGCTCGGCTTATCAATGGCATGCCTCGTCGAAAGCGCGCGGCCATGACCCATCCGGCATCGACATCGTCCATGCGACAACCGAAGCTGCGGTGCTGAAGCACCTGGCCGAACTCGACGAGCGCGATGCGGTGATCATCGATACACCCGGTTTTGCCGACACACGGATCACGGAGACGGCATTCCGGGCTGACCTCGTCATCCTGCCGTGCAAGGTCTCGATGTTCGACGCTTCGCAGATCGTCCGGACGGTCGGCTTTATGAAAAAGCGCGCGGCCGAGATGGGTGTTGCGGAGCCGCCTTATCGGGTGGTGATCAACGAATATGACAGCCTCGATCGCAACACTGCGCCGATCCGGGAGGTGCTGGGATATTTCGACGGCGAGGGCGTCAAACTCTGCCAGAACGCGCTCTATCGCCGGATCACCTACCGCACCATGACCAATGGCCACGGCACGCTCTATCAGATGAACGACAGGGACGAAGCGGTGCGCAAGGCGCGCTACAACGCCGACCAGGTCGTGCGCGAGCTGCTCGCCGCCAGCCAGGAGACGTCTGCGTGA